One window of Pelobates fuscus isolate aPelFus1 chromosome 9, aPelFus1.pri, whole genome shotgun sequence genomic DNA carries:
- the LOC134572579 gene encoding centrosome-associated protein 350-like: MFFFFFFFLPNNKKQLSADDKELEVAGIPAAFKMDSQEKNGTNQGLDVHVTDTDRTGEEEDDQQNFAHGNRDVEHPDHNALQSEHNNQIIHMEENPRVLSDCSAAATSNEFTQAAGNAGHGHPLAEFLKVSAKLIHISESSVSGSDKAEEAQDTESGDSEVFDMEPCELPCKVHSDDFEDPISTREPLSFRSNDRSSGTQEGQISMDPSTFLPDINQKDVLAQHNTTGLVQAEKNDCGKGQLEDYEELVDHIISIQDPKNTEVMKNTEIKPKIAPLASESFPTSSDLSETDTNTNSREYLIEKKGTNGVTNTGQMSLVNPKDIIDIGGICSTDSTVQLKETNERLSFTEEKLISKKIEMVPSQAISSKDLFQIKSFTLQSEENVTFITDEDLKPIEDALSEILSPVDEMLSYESADLYSAKKDNSYPSEDLPSIPEDVESIKSNDVDSYDFPTPPEQIVFSSNESMQSSLEGSIIDEMHLSHEHGLPEEMLLPSADLSRDSIGYFNDQKLSMSPTEDVGKENLSKSFKIDKPFLTLSKAEEDFNDPLFTFDLADRVLVKLSKPGTLKFKGLTAFEEGYWAGVALDKPEGDHNGTYEGITYFKCPMKCGVFVRPRQITHLLGDDKSISENITDNDDEGDDQPFDKNSNPSGSRSYSPKEPEEKESKGNVTYPVEEGNTFRSCLHSHKSNFKDFDIRPRGLNTENEDIIGEEDKEPTWDLQENMICSKKTKVQITLGDKKQTLVLRICEDLIAKVIHEAIWKCTRIVQRKQPKTSNNEYALKTKEKQDENYSPPISITCSSPSTLEKQNGSPNGLVEDLADELITNIIQDSIKEYKKLKRNNGNGRGIQSCHVSQSFMALHKDTMKNGALSNYEEAWKSNVMHTLFENLLINSLETIENIYVNKSDCTRTEAPTPSSLNS, from the exons atgtttttttttttttttttttttttaccaaataacAAAAAACAGCTTTCAGCCGATGATAAGGAGTTAGAAGTTGCTGGAATTCCGGCTGCGTTTAAAATGGATTCTCAGGAAAAAAACGG GACAAATCAGGGTCTCGATGTACAcgtgacagacactgacagaacTGGGGAAGAGGAGGATGACCAACAAA ACTTTGCCCATGGTAATCGAGACGTGGAACATCCAGACCATAATGCATTGCAATCAGAACATAATAACCAGATTATTCACATGGAAGAAAACCCGCGTGTTTTATCAGATTGTTCAGCTGCAGCAACTTCTAATGAGTTCACCCAGGCAGCTGGAAATGCTGGACACGGGCATCCACTCGCAGAGTTTCTAAAGGTTTCTGCAAAACTCATCCACATTTCTGAGAGTTCAGTTTCTGGATCTGACAAAGCAGAAGAGGCCCAAGACACCGAGAGTGGAGATTCCGAGGTGTTTGATATGGAACCCTGTGAACTTCCTTGTAAAGTACACAGTGACGATTTTGAAGACCCAATATCAACTAGAGAACCTTTATCCTTCAGATCAAATGACAGGTCCTCTGGGACACAGGAAGGTCAGATTTCCATGGACCCATCTACTTTTTTACCAGACATTAATCAAAAGGATGTATTGGCACAGCATAACACAACCGGATTAGTACAAGCTGAAAAAAATGATTGTGGAAAGGGTCAACTTGAAGACTATGAAGAGCTTGTAGATCATATAATTTCAATCCAAGACCCCAAAAATACAGAAGTAATGAAAAACACAGAGATAAAACCTAAAATAGCTCCTTTGGCATCCGAATCCTTCCCAACATCCTCCGACTTGTCGGAGACCGACACAAACACCAACAGCAGAGaatatttaattgaaaaaaaggGCACTAATGGAGTCACAAACACAGGACAAATGTCTTTGGTGaatccaaaagatattattgaTATTGGTGGAATCTGTTCTACTGACTCCACAGTTCAACTGAAAGAAACTAATGAAAGACTATCTTTTACAGAAGAAAAACTAATCTCCAAGAAAATTGAGATGGTGCCATCCCAAGCTATATCTTCAAAAGATTTATTTCAGATTAAAAGCTTCACACTTCAGAGTGAGGAAAATGTCACATTCATCACTGATGAAGATCTGAAACCTATTGAAGATGCCTTGTCAGAAATTTTGTCTCCAGTTGATGAAATGCTTTCATACGAAAGTGCAGACTTATACTCTGCAAAAAAGGATAACTCATACCCCAGCGAAGACCTACCCTCTATACCGGAAGATGTTGAGTCAATTAAAAGTAACGATGTCGACAGCTACGATTTTCCTACACCACCAGAACAAATAGTTTTTTCTTCCAATGAAAGCATGCAAAGTAGTTTGGAGGGGAGTATAATTGATGAGATGCATTTATCACATGAGCATGGTTTACCAGAGGAAATGCTTCTTCCATCGGCAGACTTAAGCCGAGACAGCATAGGTTACTTCAATGACCAAAAATTGTCTATGTCTCCTACAGAAGATGTGGGAAAAGAAAATTTGTCTAAATCTTTTAAAATTGATAAGCCTTTTCTAACGTTATCCAAAGCGGAAGAAGACTTCAATGACCCTTTGTTTACGTTTGATCTTGCTGACCGAGTTTTGGTAAAGCTTTCAAAGCCAGGTACTCTAAAATTTAAAGGGCTGACTGCTTTTGAAGAAGGCTATTGGGCTGGAGTGGCTCTTGACAAACCAGAAGGTGACCACAATGGAACATATGAAGGAATAACTTATTTTAAATGTCCTATGAAATGTGGTGTTTTTGTAAGACCACGGCAAATAACACATTTATTGGGGGATGATAAGTCAATCTCTGAAAATATCACTGACAATGATGATGAAGGTGATGATCAGCCTTTTGATAAGAACTCTAATCCAAGTGGTAGTAGGTCATATTCCCCAAAAGAACCAGAGGAGAAGGAAAGCAAAGGAAATGTTACATATCCTGTTGAAGAAGGTAATACATTTAGATCATGTCTTCATTCACACAAAAGTAATTTCAAAGATTTCGATATACGCCCAAGGGGCCTAAACACTGAAAATGAGGACATCATAGGTGAGGAGGACAAAGAACCAACTTGGGATTTGCAAGAAAACATGATCTGcagcaaaaaaactaaagtgcaaATAACGTTGGGAGACAAAAAGCAGACGTTGGTCTTAAGGATTTGTGAAGACCTCATAGCTAAGGTTATTCACGAAGCCATTTGGAAATGTACTAGAATTGTTCAACGAAAACAACCAAAAACTAGTAACAATGAATAtgcattaaaaaccaaagaaaagcaaGACGAAAACTATTCTCCTCCCATAAGCATTACATGTTCCAGTCCGTCAACTttggaaaaacaaaatggcagccCAAATGGACTTGTGGAGGATTTAGCTGATGAACTAATAACTAACATAATTCAGGACTCTATAAAGGAatataagaaattaaaaagaaataatggAAATGGGAGAGGTATTCAGTCTTGTCACGTCTCTCAATCTTTTATG GCTCTGCACAAGGACACCATGAAAAACGGAGCACTCAGCAACTATGAAGAGGCCTGGAAATCAAATGTCATGCATACCCTCTTCGAAAACTTGTTGATAAATTCTTTGGAGACGATAGAAAATATTTACGTGAATAAATCAGATTGTACTCGAACAGAAGCACCAACGCCCAG